The sequence CTTCGCTCTATCGGTGGTTCCGCTGCCCCCGTGGAAAGAAGGATACGCGGGCCGGGGAGCGGTGCAAAGAGATGGGTGTGAGTCGTCGATGGTGACAGGTGCAATCGGAGCCCTTCTCATCATCCTTCCACTGTTCCTCGGTGCAAGATCCACGACCCTGACGGTTCGCTGATGCCTCGGCTCTTGAGCAGCGGGTGGCTTCCGAGTGCGGGGCGTCCGCGGCGGCCACCGGACCCTCGCCGGGTTGGGTCGGCCGACGACTCTGTGCGCCCCACTGCTCCCGGCCGGAGGCTTTCGGTAGCCGCCGAGTTACGTTCCGAGCTGGATATCCCTCATGGTCACTCGCGTTAGTAAAGATTCGGGTCCCAAGTTTTACTTAGCTCTCGGCTAACGAAAGTTACTTTGCTTAGCCGATCACTAAGAAAGAATGAGGATCGAAATTTGTCTTAGCGCCTTTTGGTGCCGCGCTCTAGTCCTGTGCCGCATCCACGAACCTTACATGTCCGCTCACCAGCCTGATCTCCTCCGGTGTCCGGCAGATCGTGTCGAAGAGGGCGTCGCTGGCGACGAGGATCGCGGCCGCCTGAGCGCGAGACGTAGCGACGTTGAAGCGCTCGATGCTGAAGAGGAAGCCCAGGCCGCGGGGTGCGAGGTCAGCCGATGAGACGCCCATCGAGTAGATGACCACCGGGGCTTCCTGGCCCTGGAAGCGGTCGACCGTACCGACTCGGACGCCTGGAGGAACTGCCTCGGCCAAGGCATCTACGTGGCGATTGTAGGGGGCGACCACCAGGATGTCCTTCGGTTCGAGCGGCCGCGATTCGCCCTTCGAGTCGCGGAACCTCGCATTCGGTTGGAGCAGCCGCCCTATCACGCCTGACACCACCTCCACCTCTTCGGCCGAGGTGAGCGAGTTTCCCTCGTGCTCTACGGGCAGGTAGTAGAGCCCGGCACCGTCGAAACCTGAGGTAGCGATGAGCGCTATCCGCTCGTTCCCCTCCGCGGGCCGGAGGCGTCCTTCGTAGGCGAGTTCCGAGGTGAAGCGGGCGATCGCCGGCGCCAGCCGGAAGGTTCGGTCGAGGAAAAGGCCCTGACCTGGCTGGATGGTCTTGTCATCGCCCAGCATGTGACGAAGCACGGCTACGTCTGCCCCCGGAGGGTGGGTCGCCTGGATGGGCTGCTCGAGCTGTTGCGGGTCGCCTAGCAGCAACACGTTCTGGCAGGCGCTAGAGACCGAGAGAGCGTGAGCGAGGCTCAGCTGCCCGGCTTCATCGATGATGAGCAGATCCACCGAGTCGCGGAACTCCTCCTTGCTCCAGAGCCAGGCGGTGCCGCCCACGACAACCGGCTCTCCCGAGCCCAACAACCGCTCGACTTCGGGATAACCATTTACGGGCGTTACCCCATCCGGCAGCTGGTCGTCGCCGCTGCTGACCTTCTGGAATACCGGCAGGTCGTGAATGCCCATATCCGCAGCCTCCTCCACCGCTTTGCCGAGGAGGTTCGAGATCACCCTGTTCGATACGGCCGTTACGCCCACTCGCTTCCCCTGAGACAGCTGATCGATGATCATGTGGGCGCCGGTATAGCTCTTGCCCGAACCAGGCGGCCCCTGTACCGGCAGAACTCCACCTTCCAGGCCCCGGGTCATCCGCAACGCGGCGGCTAGCGTCGACTCTCCGGGCAGACGCCTGGCCTCTGGTTCCGGAGCCAACCCGCGGCCGGCGATCCTCAGCAGGATGTCGCGTGCTGCTCGGAAGCGTCCGGCTGCGTCGAGCCCACGCTCGCTGATGTCGTGCGCGAGTTCGATTCGGGCCGCGGTGATGTTCGTCTTCGGAATGTGACTCCAGAGGAAGGCGTGGGTCGGGTGGATGTCGGCCGTCGACACCTTCTTCTGCACATCGAGGGTGTGGGCTCGTACGTCCCATGCCACCACCTCGCCGATCCGCTCGACCCGCCCGTCCACCCAGGCGTGGAGGATGTCCTTCGACCGCGGATCGAGCTCCTGTGATGGGTAACGGTAACGCTGGACGGGCTTGCGCGCCTCCCCACCCACGACCCCGACGAATTCGAGCCCCACGATCCCCTTGCTGGCGATGGCCAGCGATTCGGGCTCCATCTCCATGAGCGCGAACTTCTCCCAGTAGTCGACGTTGTCTTCGCGGCGCTCGAAGTCGATGAGGTCGGCCAGCAGCGCCTGCGCAGCGTGCTCGTCGGTCCAGTCGGCTTCGTCCTCGGGCAGTCCGTTCCGGAGCCGTTCGATCGCCTGCTCAGCGGCGTTCCTCTCCCTCTCGACCTTCTCGCTCGGTTGGCTGTCGCCCGGCTCTGGGCGGGGGACGCCCTCTCCGCGTGAGACCAGCAGCGAGCGCTGCCCCTCGAGCCACTCGCGCAGCGCCAGGGTCGAAGCCACGTCATCCCGGTTGTAGACCCGCACAATCTCGAACGACTCGTCGGGCACTTCCTGGATCTCCCCCAGCATCAGACCGTGCTCGACGGCTCGCTTGTGCCTGCCAACACCACGAAGGTCGGCGTCTCGGAGGTAGCCGTGGACTCCCTCCAGGTCCTTGAGCGAGTAGCCTTCGGCGCCTACGCGGGCTCCCTGCCGGGTGATCGTCGAGAGGTCGACGAAGACGCCGGCACGCAACAACGCATCGAACTCCCGGGCCTTGCTGCTGAGCGTATTGACGAGCCTCGCCAGGGCCGACCTCTCGTAGTGTCCGTAGTGATAGACGTGCATCTGCGGGTGGTCCTGCCAGCGCGTGACGACCAGGTCCATGAAGGCCTCGAAGACGATCCGCTCGGTCCGCTTCTCCAGCGCCCAGCGGTGGGAGTACCCCCCTCTGGCGTCGCTCCAACCCCACAGGTACTCGATGCCGCCCGTGCCGAAGAACGGATTGCCCTCCAGGTCGAAGAACAGGTCGAACTCGGAGGGTTCGGGAAGCAGGGTGAGTCCACGCTCCGCTTCGACGGGAAGCAGTTCGTGGGCCGTCTGCCCGCTAGCGCGCGAGGCGACCTGGAGCCGCGCCTGGTGGGCGGCAGCTCGGTAGGTCGCCGAGCTGCCGAAGTCCGGCCGGAAGCCGAGTTCATGCTCGAGCCCGGCCAGAGATGCGACGGTTCTGATCTCCCGTCGTTCCAACTCGTTTCGGTGAGCCCGGCCAAGGTTGGCGACGAGCACCAGGCTGTCCTCCTGGCGCCAGGTCCGGTCGCAGTGACGCCACCAGGAGCACACCTGGCAATGGTCGACCGGTTCGGCTCGGGTGCTCGCCTTGTCGTTGCGCCCGTCCGCGATGAAAGATTCGAAATGGTCCCGCAACCGCTTCACGTAGGCGGCCGAATCGCTCACCCGGTAACGCTCCTCGTGGAACGGTTCCTCCGCGGTCCGACCCGGCGATACGACGGTGAGGAACTCGGGACGTTCGCCTTGAAGCTCCTCGAGCCAGAGCGCGTAGAGAGTGAGCTGGACGATCGCCTCGGCCTTGGTGGTCTTGGCGAGTTTGGTATCGACGGGCTCGTACGACCAGTCGCCCAGTCCGCTCGGCTTCTCCACCCTCCTGAGGAGGTCGGCGATGCCGCGCCAGTGACCGGCCTCGGTCTCGCTCCGCAGAGGCGCCTGCACGATGATCTCGTCGCCTCGTTCCATCGCGGCAAGCGTCTTCTGGAGTTGACCGGCGTCGTGGGCGGGCCCACCGACTTCGACTGTTCGCTTGCCCTGTTGGCGCAGGCTATCGATATAGGCTTGCTCGTGGCGCCGGCCAAGTTCGGCAAGCGCCTTCGCGTCGGGATCGAGTTCCGGTGTGGCGGGCGCGCGATCCTCTGCCAGGAGCAGCTCGAGGAGGCTGGCGTGGCGGCAGGCGGAGAAAATGGTCAGGTCTGTTGGGGAGAAGCTGAAGCTGCCGTCGCTGTTACGCCTCACGTTGCTCGCCCTCGTCTCGGTTTACATCTCGAAGCGGTGGTTACTTCTCAGAGTATCGCCCGAGTTGGGAAACAAGCGTCGCAGGAAGTTTGTGGGGCAGCTTCAGCAGGTGGGCCATGTCAGGAGAGTCTTGGAGCAAACCAAACTCGGAGCGTAGGTGTAACTATCCGTGCTGGCGCGCCCACTGAACGGATGTTCCTCCGGGTGCACCCATCGAACGTGGCGGCATACGCTTCCAAGGGGCAAGAACGAACGTGGCGAGCGACCCCCGGGCCGCTAAGGAACGTCCGGCCCGCAATCATTCCGGCAGATGAACACCTCCATCCGGCTCCTCCAGGAGCGGTAATGAGCTTCGAGTCGTGACGCTATTGGCAGGAGTTCGGCTGACTAACATCTCTTCGCCGCTCATCAACTGCGGAACGGGTCTACGATCGTCAACTTCTCGATCCTCTGCCCGTGCTGTAGGTCCTCCGTGAGTAACCTCCTGCAACCGAACTCGAGGGCAGCAGCGACGATCAGAGAGTCGTAGAAGGAGTAGGAGTACTTCGCCTTCAGTTGTAGAGAACGCCGGAACAGCTCGTGGCTGGGCGCGATGTGCCAAAGCGGCGCCAGCACGTGATCGAAGAAGAGTCTGGCGTCTT comes from Trueperaceae bacterium and encodes:
- a CDS encoding PIN domain-containing protein, which codes for MSVDFIDSNIFVYLFDETDRTKRETATALVEAAVESGSCVISHQVVHEVLNVITRKLSVPVTTKDARLFFDHVLAPLWHIAPSHELFRRSLQLKAKYSYSFYDSLIVAAALEFGCRRLLTEDLQHGQRIEKLTIVDPFRS
- a CDS encoding TM0106 family RecB-like putative nuclease produces the protein MRRNSDGSFSFSPTDLTIFSACRHASLLELLLAEDRAPATPELDPDAKALAELGRRHEQAYIDSLRQQGKRTVEVGGPAHDAGQLQKTLAAMERGDEIIVQAPLRSETEAGHWRGIADLLRRVEKPSGLGDWSYEPVDTKLAKTTKAEAIVQLTLYALWLEELQGERPEFLTVVSPGRTAEEPFHEERYRVSDSAAYVKRLRDHFESFIADGRNDKASTRAEPVDHCQVCSWWRHCDRTWRQEDSLVLVANLGRAHRNELERREIRTVASLAGLEHELGFRPDFGSSATYRAAAHQARLQVASRASGQTAHELLPVEAERGLTLLPEPSEFDLFFDLEGNPFFGTGGIEYLWGWSDARGGYSHRWALEKRTERIVFEAFMDLVVTRWQDHPQMHVYHYGHYERSALARLVNTLSSKAREFDALLRAGVFVDLSTITRQGARVGAEGYSLKDLEGVHGYLRDADLRGVGRHKRAVEHGLMLGEIQEVPDESFEIVRVYNRDDVASTLALREWLEGQRSLLVSRGEGVPRPEPGDSQPSEKVERERNAAEQAIERLRNGLPEDEADWTDEHAAQALLADLIDFERREDNVDYWEKFALMEMEPESLAIASKGIVGLEFVGVVGGEARKPVQRYRYPSQELDPRSKDILHAWVDGRVERIGEVVAWDVRAHTLDVQKKVSTADIHPTHAFLWSHIPKTNITAARIELAHDISERGLDAAGRFRAARDILLRIAGRGLAPEPEARRLPGESTLAAALRMTRGLEGGVLPVQGPPGSGKSYTGAHMIIDQLSQGKRVGVTAVSNRVISNLLGKAVEEAADMGIHDLPVFQKVSSGDDQLPDGVTPVNGYPEVERLLGSGEPVVVGGTAWLWSKEEFRDSVDLLIIDEAGQLSLAHALSVSSACQNVLLLGDPQQLEQPIQATHPPGADVAVLRHMLGDDKTIQPGQGLFLDRTFRLAPAIARFTSELAYEGRLRPAEGNERIALIATSGFDGAGLYYLPVEHEGNSLTSAEEVEVVSGVIGRLLQPNARFRDSKGESRPLEPKDILVVAPYNRHVDALAEAVPPGVRVGTVDRFQGQEAPVVIYSMGVSSADLAPRGLGFLFSIERFNVATSRAQAAAILVASDALFDTICRTPEEIRLVSGHVRFVDAAQD